Proteins from a single region of Oncorhynchus kisutch isolate 150728-3 unplaced genomic scaffold, Okis_V2 Okis01b-Okis20b_hom, whole genome shotgun sequence:
- the LOC109876559 gene encoding zinc finger protein 135-like: protein MSKPARRHQCSQCGKSFNQKGHLNQHEKIHTGEKPYHCSQCGMGCNGLRDLKQHERIHTGEKPYLCSQCGKSFTLLCNLKTHERIHTGEKPYHCSQCGKSFNQKGHLKQHGRIHTWEKPYHCPQFGTGCNQLRDLKRPERLHKGEKPYHCSRCGKSFTTIGTLKIHERIHTGEKPYHCSQCGKSFTTLWSLKIHERMHTGEKPYHCSKCGKRFTHLSNQKKHERIHTGEKPYRCSQCGKRFSELGSLMAHERIHTGEKPYKCSECGKTYYSSQSLKRHVRVHTGEKT from the coding sequence atgtccaaaccagcaagacgacaccagtgctcccagtgtggaaagagttttaaccagaAAGGACACCTGAACCAACATGagaaaatacacacaggggagaagccttaccactgctcccagtgtggaatgGGTTGTAACGGGTTAAGggacctgaaacaacatgagagaatacacacaggggagaagccttacctctgctcccagtgtggaaagagttttaccctgTTATGTAACCTGAAAacacacgagagaatacacacaggggagaagccttaccactgctctcagtgtggaaagagttttaaccagaAAGGACACCTGAAGCAGCATGGGAGAATACACACatgggagaagccttaccactgtccCCAGTTTGGAACAGGTTGTAACCAGTTAAGGGACCTGAAACGACCTGAGAGATTACACAAAGGTGAGAAGCCTTACCATTGCTCCcggtgtggaaagagttttacaacGATAGGGACACTGAAAATTCACGAGAGAATACATACAGGAGAAAAGccgtaccactgctcccagtgtggaaagagttttacaacATTATGGAGCCTGAAAATACACGAGAGAATGCATACAGGAGAAAAGCCGTACCACTGCTCCAAGTGTGGAAAGCGTTTTACCCACTTAAGTAATCAGAaaaaacatgagagaatacacacaggggagaagccttaccgttgctcccagtgtggaaagagatttaGCGAGTTAGGAAGCCTGATGGCTCATgagcgaatacacacaggggagaagccttacaaaTGCTCAGAGTGTGGGAAGACATATTACTCATCACAGTCACTTAAAAGACATGTGagagtccacacaggggagaaaacATGA